In Pseudomonas rhizosphaerae, one DNA window encodes the following:
- a CDS encoding GntR family transcriptional regulator — translation MTFKAPDSLAEQIAHHLAERIISGELKPAERIQELKVTQALNVSRGSVREALLILERRHLVDILPRRGAQVSELSEHKVRSLCALMGEMYIMLGDAVAQRWKTEADLAPFLIIQGRLQTSFERQDINAFVEDSFNVMRAAYPFANNPYLQETIENLQPAMNRTYYLALEQRKASMSEYLALFGRLLQAVSARDPQLIRKVLGEYCQRSCELVLSALAVR, via the coding sequence ATGACGTTCAAGGCGCCGGACAGCCTCGCCGAGCAAATTGCCCATCATCTGGCCGAGCGCATCATCAGCGGTGAGCTCAAGCCGGCCGAGCGCATCCAGGAACTCAAGGTCACCCAGGCGCTGAACGTCAGCCGTGGCTCGGTGCGCGAGGCCCTGCTGATTCTCGAACGCCGCCATCTGGTCGACATCCTGCCGCGCCGCGGCGCCCAGGTCAGCGAGCTCAGCGAACACAAGGTACGCAGCCTCTGCGCCCTGATGGGCGAGATGTACATCATGCTCGGCGACGCCGTGGCCCAGCGCTGGAAGACCGAGGCCGACCTGGCGCCGTTTCTGATCATCCAGGGGCGTTTGCAGACCAGCTTCGAACGCCAGGACATCAACGCCTTTGTCGAAGACAGCTTCAACGTCATGCGCGCCGCCTATCCTTTCGCCAACAACCCGTACCTGCAAGAGACCATCGAGAACCTGCAGCCGGCCATGAACCGCACCTATTACCTGGCCCTGGAACAGCGCAAGGCGTCGATGAGCGAATACCTGGCCTTGTTCGGACGCCTGCTGCAGGCGGTGTCGGCGCGTGACCCGCAGCTCATCCGCAAGGTGCTGGGCGAATACTGTCAGCGTAGCTGCGAATTGGTGCTCAGCGCCTTGGCGGTTCGCTGA
- the smc gene encoding chromosome segregation protein SMC gives MRLKCIRLAGFKSFVDPTTVNFPSNMAAVVGPNGCGKSNIIDAVRWVMGESSAKNLRGESMTDVIFNGSTSRKPVSQASIELVFDNSDSTLVGEYAAYAEISIRRKVTRESQNTYYLNGTKCRRRDITDIFLGTGLGPRSYSIIEQGMISKLIEAKPEDLRNFIEEAAGISKYKERRRETESRIRRTHENLARLTDLREELERQLERLHRQAQSAEKYQQYKAEERQLKAQLSALRWQTLNEQVGQREAVIADQEVAFEALVAEQRNADAGIERLRDGHHELSERFNTVQARFYSVGGDIARVEQNIQHGQQRLRQLQDDFKEAERARLETESHLGHDRTLLATLGEELEMLEPEQAISTEAAEEAAAALEEAETRMHGWQEQWDRFNTRSAEPRRQAEVQQARIAQLELSMQRLAERQRRQSEERELLAADPEDAAILELDEQLASSEMLIEEWTAQEQQQAEQLEATRQQLHEATQAQQQAQGELQRLNGRLASLEALQQAALDPGTGTAQWLDQQGLAQHPRLAEGLRVEPGWEQAVETVLGADLQAVLVDDLAGLDLANFEQGELRLVSATAGGAALADSLLHKVHSEVDLSPWLAGVRAVADLDTALALRNQLAPGESLVSQDGYWLGRHFLRVSRGNDASRGVLARGQELQALHLDVQAHEATLAQVQEQLLTCREQQQAQEQLREQLRRRIQDESRQQGELKARLSASRAKAEQLSLRRRRLDEELGELAEQRALEHEQVGESRLQLQDALDAMASDTEQREQLMAQRDELREGLERIRQDARQHKDRAHQLAVRLGSLRAQHDSTRQALERLQLQAERLTEKREQLTLGLEEGEAPLEELRLSLEGLLEQRMAVDDEMRHARLALDDADRELRDVEKRRTQAEQQSQVLRGQLEQHRLEWQGLSVRRKTLQEQLHADGYDLHGVLATLDVLLNEQQAEEELQRIDGRIQRLGAINLAAIDEYQQQSERKRYLDAQDADLAEALDTLENVIRKIDKETRSRFKDTFDQINAGLQALFPKVFGGGSAYLELTGEDLLDTGVTIMARPPGKKNSTIHLLSGGEKALTALALVFAIFKLNPAPFCMLDEVDAPLDDANVGRYARLVKEMSQTVQFIYITHNKIAMEMADQLMGVTMHEPGCSRLVAVDVEEALAMVEA, from the coding sequence ATGCGCCTCAAGTGCATTCGTCTGGCCGGGTTCAAGTCGTTCGTCGACCCGACCACGGTCAATTTCCCCAGCAACATGGCCGCCGTGGTGGGGCCCAACGGTTGCGGCAAGTCCAACATCATCGACGCCGTGCGCTGGGTCATGGGCGAAAGCTCGGCGAAGAACCTGCGCGGCGAGTCGATGACCGACGTCATCTTCAACGGCTCCACCAGCCGCAAGCCGGTCAGCCAGGCCAGCATCGAACTGGTGTTCGACAACAGCGACAGCACCTTGGTGGGCGAGTACGCCGCCTACGCGGAAATCTCGATCCGCCGCAAGGTTACCCGCGAGAGCCAGAACACCTATTACCTGAACGGCACCAAGTGCCGTCGACGCGACATCACCGACATCTTCCTCGGCACCGGCCTGGGCCCGCGCAGCTACTCGATCATCGAGCAGGGCATGATCTCCAAGCTCATCGAGGCCAAGCCCGAAGACCTGCGCAATTTCATCGAGGAAGCGGCCGGCATCTCCAAGTACAAGGAGCGTCGTCGCGAAACCGAAAGCCGCATCCGTCGTACCCACGAGAATCTGGCGCGCCTGACCGACCTGCGCGAGGAGCTGGAACGCCAGCTCGAACGCCTGCACCGCCAGGCCCAGTCGGCCGAAAAATACCAGCAGTACAAGGCTGAAGAGCGTCAGCTCAAGGCGCAGCTGTCGGCCCTGCGCTGGCAGACCCTGAACGAGCAGGTCGGCCAGCGTGAGGCGGTCATCGCCGACCAGGAAGTGGCCTTCGAGGCCCTGGTCGCCGAGCAGCGCAATGCCGATGCCGGCATCGAACGCCTGCGCGATGGTCATCACGAGCTGTCCGAACGGTTCAATACGGTGCAGGCGCGTTTCTATTCCGTGGGCGGCGACATCGCCCGGGTCGAGCAGAACATCCAGCACGGCCAGCAGCGCCTGCGCCAATTGCAGGACGATTTCAAGGAAGCCGAACGCGCGCGCCTGGAAACCGAATCCCACCTGGGCCACGACCGCACGCTGCTGGCGACCTTGGGCGAAGAGCTGGAAATGCTCGAGCCCGAACAGGCCATCAGTACGGAAGCGGCCGAAGAGGCCGCCGCAGCCCTGGAAGAAGCGGAAACCCGCATGCACGGCTGGCAGGAACAGTGGGACCGGTTCAATACCCGCTCGGCCGAGCCGCGGCGCCAGGCCGAAGTCCAGCAGGCGCGCATTGCCCAGTTGGAGCTTTCGATGCAGCGCCTGGCCGAGCGGCAGCGCCGCCAAAGCGAAGAACGCGAGCTGCTGGCGGCCGATCCGGAAGATGCGGCCATCCTCGAACTGGACGAACAACTTGCCAGCAGCGAAATGCTCATCGAGGAATGGACCGCGCAGGAGCAGCAGCAAGCCGAGCAGTTGGAAGCCACCCGTCAGCAACTGCACGAGGCCACCCAGGCCCAACAGCAGGCTCAGGGCGAGTTGCAGCGACTCAACGGCCGCCTGGCCTCCCTGGAAGCGCTGCAGCAGGCCGCGCTGGACCCGGGCACGGGAACCGCGCAGTGGCTGGACCAGCAGGGGCTGGCCCAGCATCCGCGCCTGGCCGAAGGGCTGCGGGTCGAGCCGGGTTGGGAACAGGCCGTGGAAACCGTACTGGGCGCCGACCTGCAAGCCGTGCTTGTCGATGATCTGGCGGGCCTGGACCTGGCCAACTTCGAACAGGGCGAATTGCGTTTGGTCAGCGCTACGGCAGGCGGCGCGGCCCTGGCCGACAGTCTGCTGCACAAGGTCCACAGTGAGGTCGACCTGAGCCCGTGGCTCGCTGGCGTGCGCGCAGTGGCCGACCTCGACACCGCCCTGGCATTGCGCAACCAGTTGGCTCCTGGCGAAAGCCTGGTCAGCCAGGACGGCTACTGGCTGGGACGGCACTTCCTGCGGGTCAGCCGCGGCAACGACGCCAGCCGTGGCGTGCTGGCCCGCGGGCAGGAGCTGCAAGCCCTGCACCTGGACGTGCAGGCCCACGAGGCGACCCTGGCGCAGGTCCAGGAACAGTTGCTCACCTGCCGCGAGCAGCAGCAAGCCCAGGAGCAGCTACGCGAACAGCTGCGTCGGCGCATCCAGGACGAAAGCCGCCAGCAGGGCGAACTCAAGGCCAGGCTCTCGGCCAGCCGGGCCAAGGCCGAGCAGTTGTCGCTGCGCCGCCGCCGACTCGACGAAGAACTCGGCGAGCTGGCCGAGCAGCGTGCGCTCGAGCACGAGCAGGTTGGCGAGTCGCGCCTGCAATTGCAGGACGCCCTCGACGCCATGGCCAGCGATACCGAACAGCGCGAACAACTGATGGCCCAGCGCGACGAGCTGCGTGAGGGTCTGGAGCGCATCCGTCAGGACGCCCGCCAGCATAAGGACAGGGCACACCAGTTGGCGGTCCGCCTGGGTTCGCTGCGCGCCCAGCACGACTCCACACGCCAGGCGCTCGAACGCCTGCAACTGCAGGCCGAGCGCCTGACTGAAAAACGTGAACAATTGACCCTGGGCCTGGAGGAGGGCGAAGCGCCCCTCGAAGAGCTGCGCCTGAGCCTGGAGGGCCTGCTCGAACAACGCATGGCCGTGGACGATGAAATGCGCCACGCGCGGCTGGCCCTGGACGATGCCGACCGCGAATTGCGCGACGTCGAAAAGCGGCGCACCCAGGCCGAGCAACAGAGCCAGGTACTGCGCGGCCAGCTGGAACAGCACCGCCTGGAGTGGCAGGGGCTCAGCGTGCGGCGCAAGACCCTGCAGGAACAACTGCATGCTGACGGCTACGACCTGCACGGCGTGCTCGCCACCCTCGACGTGCTGCTCAACGAGCAACAGGCCGAGGAAGAACTTCAGCGCATCGATGGGCGCATCCAGCGCCTGGGCGCGATCAACCTCGCCGCCATCGACGAATACCAGCAGCAGTCCGAGCGCAAGCGCTACCTGGACGCCCAGGATGCCGACCTGGCCGAAGCGCTCGACACGCTGGAAAACGTCATTCGCAAGATCGACAAGGAAACCCGCAGCCGCTTCAAAGACACGTTCGACCAGATCAATGCCGGTTTGCAGGCACTTTTTCCGAAAGTTTTCGGTGGTGGCAGTGCTTATCTGGAACTGACGGGCGAAGATTTACTCGATACAGGGGTAACGATCATGGCGCGTCCGCCCGGCAAGAAGAACAGCACCATTCATTTGCTCTCCGGTGGAGAGAAAGCCCTGACCGCACTGGCCCTGGTTTTCGCCATCTTCAAATTGAATCCGGCGCCGTTCTGCATGCTCGACGAAGTCGATGCACCGCTGGACGATGCCAACGTCGGTCGCTACGCACGGTTGGTGAAGGAGATGTCGCAGACAGTGCAGTTCATCTATATCACCCACAACAAGATCGCCATGGAAATGGCCGATCAACTGATGGGGGTGACCATGCATGAACCAGGCTGCTCGCGACTGGTCGCCGTGGACGTCGAGGAGGCCCTGGCCATGGTCGAGGCCTGA
- the zipA gene encoding cell division protein ZipA — MEIGLREWLILIGIIVIAGILFDGWRRMRGGKGKLKFRLDRNINNLPEEDTGAEVLGPPRVLDTHKEPQLDEHDLPPMSAQRDGGSQRAKREPTADHADLNLTVEPDEIKEPREARPPKPAREPKPARPQPAMKAARDSHDDFASDGKGFSSSGAPAVEKDLPPVEEVLVISVISRSESGFRGPALLQNILESGLRFGDMDIFHRHESMAGNGEILFSMANAVKPGIFDLDDIDHFSTRAVSFFLGLPGPRHPKQAFDVMVAAARKLAHELDGELKDDQRSVLTAQTIEHYRQRIVEFERRALTHKR, encoded by the coding sequence ATGGAAATCGGTCTGCGCGAGTGGCTGATCCTCATCGGCATCATTGTCATTGCCGGTATTCTTTTCGATGGCTGGCGCCGGATGCGCGGCGGCAAGGGCAAGCTCAAGTTCCGTCTGGATCGCAACATCAACAACCTTCCCGAGGAAGACACCGGCGCCGAAGTGCTCGGTCCTCCCCGTGTGCTCGATACCCACAAGGAGCCGCAACTGGACGAGCATGACCTGCCGCCCATGAGTGCCCAGCGTGACGGTGGCAGCCAGCGCGCCAAGCGCGAGCCGACCGCCGACCACGCCGACCTGAACCTGACGGTGGAGCCGGACGAGATCAAGGAACCCCGCGAAGCCCGTCCACCCAAGCCTGCCCGCGAGCCCAAGCCTGCCAGGCCGCAGCCGGCCATGAAGGCAGCACGCGACAGCCACGATGACTTCGCCAGCGATGGCAAGGGTTTCTCGAGCAGCGGTGCGCCGGCCGTGGAGAAAGACCTGCCGCCGGTTGAAGAAGTGCTGGTGATCAGCGTGATTTCCCGCAGCGAAAGCGGCTTCCGTGGTCCGGCATTGCTGCAGAACATCCTGGAAAGCGGCCTGCGCTTCGGCGACATGGATATTTTCCATCGCCACGAAAGCATGGCGGGCAATGGCGAGATCCTGTTTTCCATGGCCAACGCGGTCAAGCCAGGCATCTTCGACCTGGACGACATCGACCACTTCAGCACCCGTGCCGTGAGCTTCTTCCTCGGGCTGCCCGGTCCGCGTCATCCCAAGCAAGCGTTCGACGTGATGGTAGCGGCCGCTCGCAAGCTGGCCCATGAACTGGACGGCGAGTTGAAAGATGACCAGCGCAGCGTACTCACCGCGCAAACCATCGAGCACTACCGCCAGCGCATCGTCGAATTCGAACGCCGCGCCTTGACCCACAAGCGCTAG
- the ligA gene encoding NAD-dependent DNA ligase LigA, with translation MTDATRILELRAELDQHNYRYHVLDEPSIPDAEYDRLFRELKALEADHPNLITPDSPTQRVGNAALSAFTQVRHEIPMLSLGNAFEEVDLREFDRRVTEGLDLPTGDLFGSGAAIHYSCEPKLDGLAVSLLYQDGALVRGATRGDGTTGEDISVNVRTIRNVPLKLHGSGWPPVLEVRGEVFMSKAGFERLNASQMEVGGKTFANPRNAAAGSLRQLDSKITASRPLEFCCYGIGQVTQDIATTHTGNLEQLKQWGMPISRELKVAENIEQCLEYYHDIGARRTQLPYEIDGVVFKVNSLAAQRELGFRAREPRWAIAHKFPAMEELTELLDVEFQVGRTGAVTPVARLKPVKVAGVTVANATLHNMDEVARLGLMIGDTVIIRRAGDVIPQVMQVVTERRPENARLVHVPETCPVCGSHVERTQLIKRSKGKQTVSEGAVYRCVGRLACGAQLKQAIIHFVSRRAMDIDGLGEKSVEQLVDEGLVSSPADLYTLQFDDVVKLEGFAEVSSNNLLKAIEDSKRPSLARFIYALGIPDVGEETAKVLARSLGSLQRVSEALPQVLTYLPDVGLEVAFEIHSFFEDPHNRTVIQQLLERGLQLQEEGEVHPEYAASTTLAGMIAKLDISSVGPTGAEKLVAKLGSLNAIIAADGIDLRQALNTRQAEAVREYFKQPHHAETARAVEAQLQAFGMHWASEKKAVEGLPLAGQTWVLTGSLEQMSRDEAKQKLEALGAKVSGSVSAKTHTVVAGPGAGSKLAKASELGIKVLDEEQFLKFLASM, from the coding sequence ATGACCGACGCCACCCGTATCCTCGAACTGCGTGCCGAACTCGACCAGCACAACTACCGCTACCACGTGCTCGACGAACCCAGCATTCCCGACGCCGAATACGACCGTCTGTTCCGCGAGCTCAAAGCCCTTGAAGCCGACCACCCCAACCTCATCACTCCCGACTCGCCCACCCAGCGCGTCGGCAATGCGGCCTTGAGCGCATTCACCCAGGTTCGTCACGAAATCCCCATGCTCAGCCTGGGCAACGCCTTCGAAGAAGTTGATCTGCGCGAATTCGACCGTCGCGTCACCGAAGGCCTCGACCTGCCCACTGGCGATCTGTTCGGCAGCGGCGCCGCCATCCACTACAGTTGCGAACCCAAGCTCGACGGCCTGGCCGTGTCGCTGCTGTACCAGGACGGCGCCCTTGTGCGTGGCGCGACCCGCGGCGATGGCACCACCGGCGAAGACATCAGCGTCAACGTGCGTACCATTCGCAACGTCCCGCTCAAGCTGCACGGCAGCGGCTGGCCGCCGGTGCTGGAAGTGCGCGGCGAGGTGTTCATGTCCAAGGCCGGTTTCGAACGGCTCAACGCAAGTCAGATGGAAGTCGGCGGCAAAACCTTCGCCAATCCGCGCAACGCCGCGGCCGGCAGTCTGCGCCAGTTGGACTCGAAGATCACCGCCAGCCGTCCCCTGGAATTCTGCTGCTACGGCATCGGTCAGGTCACCCAGGACATTGCCACCACCCACACCGGCAACCTCGAACAGCTCAAGCAGTGGGGCATGCCGATCAGTCGCGAACTCAAGGTCGCCGAGAACATCGAGCAGTGCCTGGAGTACTACCACGACATCGGCGCGCGCCGTACCCAGCTGCCCTATGAAATCGACGGCGTGGTGTTCAAGGTCAACAGCCTGGCAGCGCAGCGCGAACTCGGTTTCCGCGCCCGCGAGCCGCGCTGGGCCATCGCCCACAAGTTTCCGGCCATGGAAGAGCTCACCGAACTGCTCGACGTGGAGTTCCAGGTCGGCCGCACCGGCGCCGTCACGCCTGTGGCGCGCCTCAAGCCGGTCAAGGTGGCCGGTGTGACGGTGGCCAACGCCACCCTGCACAACATGGACGAGGTGGCACGCCTGGGCCTGATGATCGGCGACACCGTGATCATCCGCCGCGCCGGCGACGTAATTCCCCAGGTCATGCAGGTCGTCACCGAACGCCGTCCGGAAAACGCCCGCCTAGTGCACGTGCCGGAAACCTGCCCGGTGTGCGGTTCCCATGTCGAGCGCACGCAGTTGATCAAGCGCAGCAAAGGCAAGCAGACCGTCAGTGAAGGTGCGGTGTATCGCTGCGTCGGACGCCTGGCCTGTGGTGCTCAGCTCAAGCAGGCGATCATTCATTTCGTTTCCCGGCGTGCCATGGACATCGACGGCCTGGGTGAAAAAAGCGTCGAGCAACTGGTTGATGAAGGCTTGGTGAGCTCGCCGGCCGACCTCTACACCCTGCAGTTCGACGACGTGGTCAAACTGGAAGGTTTCGCCGAGGTGTCCAGCAACAACCTGCTCAAGGCCATCGAAGACAGCAAGCGACCCAGCCTGGCGCGGTTCATCTACGCCCTGGGCATTCCGGACGTAGGCGAGGAGACGGCGAAAGTACTGGCGCGTTCGTTAGGTTCGCTGCAACGCGTCAGCGAGGCGTTGCCGCAGGTGCTGACCTACCTGCCGGACGTCGGCCTGGAAGTGGCCTTCGAAATCCACAGCTTCTTCGAGGACCCGCACAACCGCACCGTCATCCAGCAACTGCTCGAACGCGGCCTGCAGTTGCAGGAGGAGGGCGAGGTGCACCCCGAGTACGCCGCCAGTACGACCCTGGCCGGGATGATCGCCAAACTGGACATCAGCTCGGTAGGCCCGACCGGCGCGGAAAAGCTCGTGGCCAAACTCGGCAGCCTGAACGCGATCATCGCCGCCGACGGCATCGACCTGCGCCAGGCACTCAACACTCGGCAGGCAGAAGCGGTGCGCGAGTACTTCAAGCAACCGCACCACGCCGAGACGGCGAGGGCGGTAGAAGCGCAACTGCAGGCGTTCGGTATGCACTGGGCCAGCGAGAAGAAGGCCGTCGAAGGCCTGCCGCTGGCAGGGCAGACCTGGGTGCTGACCGGCTCGCTCGAACAGATGAGCCGTGACGAAGCCAAGCAGAAACTCGAAGCCCTCGGTGCCAAGGTATCAGGCTCGGTCTCCGCCAAGACCCACACCGTCGTCGCCGGCCCCGGCGCCGGCTCCAAGCTGGCCAAGGCCAGCGAACTGGGCATCAAGGTCCTCGACGAAGAGCAATTCCTGAAGTTCCTGGCATCGATGTAA
- a CDS encoding zinc-binding metallopeptidase family protein, protein MYRFFEQLSTRITAPFTKPDNRHSKVWECTCGQSIFFRNSQCLACHALLGYWPAKNVLSTLDAGPEAGSWRLHAAPDAGLFRRCANLDTPAACNWLVPAEQGAAALCTACSLNRTIPDLSVPENPEHWRKVETAKRRLIAQLINLGLPVIAKTEDEATGLAFDFIGTDLNGNAPTTGHANGLVTLDIKEADDAHREKVRVQMREPYRTLLGHFRHEVGHYYWDRLIADTHWVADYRRLFGDESQSYADALQRHYDQGAPADWQQNFVSAYATMHPWEDWAETWAHYLHMMDAVDTALGFGMSAKEMDLDYTPFPLTTLYDPDHTSGPAFLAFVNAWIELAGMLNELSRAMGQPDFYPFVLPPAVIAKLHFIHVVVQEAGGRADDVLQV, encoded by the coding sequence ATGTACCGTTTTTTCGAACAGCTCAGCACCCGAATCACCGCCCCATTTACCAAGCCAGACAATCGCCACAGCAAGGTATGGGAATGCACCTGCGGACAGTCGATCTTCTTCCGCAACAGCCAGTGCCTGGCCTGCCACGCGCTACTGGGCTACTGGCCAGCCAAGAACGTGCTGTCCACACTCGACGCAGGTCCCGAAGCAGGCAGCTGGCGCTTGCACGCCGCCCCGGACGCCGGGCTGTTTCGCCGCTGCGCCAACCTCGACACTCCGGCAGCCTGCAACTGGCTGGTCCCGGCAGAGCAGGGCGCCGCAGCCCTGTGCACCGCGTGCAGCCTGAACCGCACCATCCCCGACCTCAGCGTCCCGGAAAACCCCGAACACTGGCGCAAAGTCGAAACCGCCAAGCGCCGCCTGATCGCCCAGCTGATCAATCTGGGCCTGCCGGTGATCGCCAAGACCGAAGACGAAGCCACGGGCCTCGCGTTCGACTTCATCGGCACCGACCTCAACGGCAATGCGCCTACCACTGGCCATGCCAACGGTCTGGTGACTCTGGACATCAAGGAAGCGGATGACGCCCACCGGGAAAAGGTTCGCGTGCAGATGCGCGAGCCATACCGCACGCTGCTCGGACATTTCCGACATGAAGTAGGCCACTACTACTGGGACCGGCTGATCGCCGACACCCACTGGGTTGCCGACTATCGTCGTTTGTTCGGCGACGAAAGCCAAAGTTACGCCGACGCCTTGCAGCGCCACTACGACCAGGGTGCCCCGGCCGACTGGCAGCAGAACTTCGTCAGTGCCTACGCCACCATGCACCCTTGGGAAGATTGGGCCGAAACCTGGGCGCACTACTTGCACATGATGGACGCCGTAGACACCGCGCTAGGCTTCGGCATGAGTGCGAAGGAAATGGACTTGGACTACACGCCGTTCCCATTGACCACTTTGTACGATCCGGACCACACCAGCGGCCCGGCATTCCTTGCATTCGTCAACGCCTGGATCGAACTGGCGGGCATGCTCAACGAGCTGTCACGCGCCATGGGTCAGCCCGATTTCTACCCCTTCGTGCTGCCCCCGGCCGTGATCGCCAAGCTCCACTTCATCCACGTCGTCGTCCAGGAAGCCGGCGGCCGCGCCGACGACGTCCTTCAGGTGTGA
- a CDS encoding GNAT family N-acetyltransferase gives MNVLTPYPYLSPAQLQQLMDIEIRPEQKQYSGDVDMAMYTLLGCMDGEIQGFALLVDEVPKAFLLLKHGRYVPEWAHPGSATLHALQVDWRMQGRGLGRACLEGLPDAARGAWPGVQQLELSVDADNVAGMGLYKALGWVDRGEAYRGRIGYERRFVLVL, from the coding sequence ATGAACGTTCTGACGCCCTACCCCTACTTGTCGCCTGCGCAATTGCAGCAATTGATGGATATCGAAATTCGCCCGGAGCAGAAGCAGTACTCCGGAGATGTGGACATGGCGATGTATACCCTGCTGGGCTGCATGGACGGCGAGATACAGGGTTTCGCCCTGCTGGTGGATGAGGTGCCGAAGGCGTTCCTGTTGCTCAAGCATGGACGCTACGTGCCGGAATGGGCCCATCCAGGGTCAGCGACGCTGCATGCGTTGCAGGTGGATTGGCGCATGCAGGGCCGAGGGTTGGGACGTGCGTGCCTTGAAGGCTTGCCCGATGCCGCGCGGGGAGCATGGCCGGGTGTGCAGCAGCTGGAGCTGTCGGTGGATGCCGACAATGTGGCAGGCATGGGTTTGTACAAGGCGCTGGGGTGGGTGGACCGCGGTGAGGCTTACCGTGGCCGGATTGGTTATGAGCGCAGGTTTGTGTTGGTGCTGTAG
- the dnaX gene encoding DNA polymerase III subunit gamma/tau, which translates to MSYQVLARKWRPRSFREMVGQTHVLKALINALDNQRLHHAYLFTGTRGVGKTTIARIIAKCVNCETGITSTPCGECSVCREIDEGRFVDLIEIDAASRTKVEDTRELLDNVQYAPSRGRFKVYLIDEVHMLSSHSFNALLKTLEEPPPYVKFILATTDPQKLPATILSRCLQFSLKNMTPERVVEHLNHVLGVENVPFEDDALWLLGRAADGSMRDAMSLTDQAIAFGEGKVLAADVRAMLGTLDHGQVYGVLQALLDGDARALLEAVRHLAEQGPDWNGVLAEMLNVLHRVAIAQALPEAVDNGQGDRDRVLALAQALPAEDVQFYYQMGLIGRRDLPLAPELRGGFEMVLLRMLAFRPAGTSDGPDQPLKTVGISQATVDSTQPVAALPPVGAVIGREESPADNQTNRVASFAGRARSHSLIAAEQPPADQKTDHPHSRPPAEQPPVGAGSAREESPQIKRQTTPTARLQRNSPLWERLCPRRSRRAAPGSPRTHH; encoded by the coding sequence ATGAGTTATCAGGTTCTTGCACGTAAATGGCGTCCGCGCTCGTTCCGCGAAATGGTCGGCCAGACCCATGTGCTCAAGGCATTGATCAATGCGCTGGACAACCAGCGGCTGCATCACGCCTACCTGTTCACCGGTACCCGGGGCGTGGGCAAGACCACTATCGCGCGGATCATCGCCAAGTGCGTCAACTGCGAGACGGGCATCACCTCCACGCCGTGCGGCGAATGCTCGGTCTGCCGCGAGATCGACGAGGGGCGCTTCGTCGACCTGATCGAGATCGACGCGGCCAGCCGGACCAAGGTCGAAGACACCCGCGAACTGCTCGACAACGTCCAGTACGCTCCCAGCCGCGGGCGCTTCAAGGTCTACCTGATCGACGAAGTGCACATGCTGTCCAGCCACTCTTTCAACGCGCTGCTGAAAACGCTGGAAGAGCCGCCGCCCTACGTCAAGTTCATTCTCGCCACCACCGATCCGCAGAAACTGCCGGCGACCATCCTGTCGCGCTGCCTGCAGTTTTCGTTGAAGAACATGACCCCGGAGCGGGTGGTCGAGCACTTGAACCATGTGCTGGGCGTCGAGAACGTGCCGTTCGAAGACGACGCGCTGTGGCTGCTGGGCCGCGCGGCCGATGGCTCGATGCGCGATGCCATGAGCCTGACCGACCAGGCCATCGCGTTCGGTGAAGGCAAGGTGTTGGCCGCCGATGTGCGAGCGATGCTTGGCACCCTGGACCACGGTCAGGTGTATGGCGTGTTGCAGGCACTGCTCGATGGCGATGCCCGTGCGCTGCTCGAAGCGGTACGCCATCTGGCAGAGCAGGGGCCGGACTGGAACGGTGTGCTGGCCGAAATGCTCAACGTGCTGCACCGCGTGGCCATCGCCCAGGCGCTGCCCGAGGCGGTGGACAACGGCCAGGGTGACCGCGATCGCGTGTTGGCGCTGGCCCAGGCACTGCCGGCCGAAGATGTGCAGTTCTACTACCAGATGGGCCTGATCGGCCGCCGCGACCTGCCTTTGGCCCCGGAGCTGCGAGGCGGCTTCGAGATGGTGCTGCTGCGCATGCTCGCGTTCCGCCCGGCAGGCACCAGCGACGGACCCGATCAACCACTAAAGACAGTGGGGATCAGCCAAGCCACAGTTGATTCCACCCAACCCGTGGCCGCCTTGCCCCCTGTAGGAGCGGTCATCGGCCGCGAAGAATCCCCTGCGGATAACCAGACAAACCGCGTCGCCTCCTTCGCGGGCAGAGCCCGCTCCCACAGTTTGATCGCAGCGGAACAACCCCCCGCAGATCAAAAGACAGACCACCCCCACAGCCGGCCTCCAGCGGAGCAGCCCCCTGTGGGAGCGGGCTCTGCCCGCGAAGAATCCCCGCAGATCAAAAGACAGACCACCCCCACAGCCCGCCTCCAGCGGAACAGCCCCCTGTGGGAGCGGCTCTGCCCGCGAAGAAGCCGCCGCGCAGCCCCAGGCAGCCCCCGAACCCATCATTGA